Proteins encoded within one genomic window of Neodiprion fabricii isolate iyNeoFabr1 chromosome 6, iyNeoFabr1.1, whole genome shotgun sequence:
- the LOC124184329 gene encoding zwei Ig domain protein zig-8-like, with protein MNDNWGKNRQKNMAVLRVTFALLGATAYIFHGEPSGSGVGAIAGTSPQNAVGDTQKLNHYTEKTYFPDVSPKNVTAIAGQSVVLRCQVKHPGERTVSWMRKRDLHILTSSIFTYTTDQRFAVIHPEASDDWDLEIEYVQQRDAGIYECQVNTEPKIHLAIMLNVQDAQAKIWGPEEVYVKKGSTISLTCTVNVQAAPPSSVLWYHAGVVIDFDGPRGGVSLVTEKSETGTTSKLLVTRAELSDSGNYSCVPKNAASASVVVHVLNGEHPAAMQHGGGCGITPKLLLALLTPFVGNMLR; from the exons ATGAATGACAATTGGGGAAAGAATCGACAGAAAAATATGGCCGTCCTGAGGGTGACTTTCGCGCTACTGGGAGCGACGGCTTACATATTTCACGGAGAACCGTCCGGTTCCGGAGTTGGTGCCATAG CTGGAACCAGCCCACAGAACGCGGTGGGGGATACCCAGAAGTTGAATCACTATACGGAGAAGACGTACTTTCCAGACGTTTCGCCCAAAAATGTGACGGCAATTGCGGGTCAGTCCGTCGTGTTGCGTTGTCAAGTCAAGCATCCTGGCGAGCGAACG GTGTCCTGGATGCGCAAGCGGGATCTCCACATCCTGACTTCCTCGATCTTCACCTACACCACTGACCAGAGGTTCGCCGTTATTCATCCGGAGGCCTCCGATGATTGGGACCTTGAAATAGAATATGTTCAGCAGAGAGATGCCGGGATTTACGAGTGCCAGGTGAACACTGAGCCCAAGATCCACTTGGCCATTATGCTCAACGTTCAAG aCGCTCAAGCCAAGATTTGGGGTCCTGAGGAAGTTTACGTTAAGAAGGGAAGCACCATCAGCTTGACGTGTACCGTCAACGTGCAAGCCGCCCCGCCAAGCAGCGTCTTGTGGTATCATGCCGGTGTCGTGATTGATTTTGACGGCCCTAG GGGTGGAGTATCCTTGGTTACGGAGAAGTCGGAGACTGGTACAACGAGTAAACTGCTGGTTACCAGGGCCGAGTTGAGTGACAGCGGGAACTATTCGTGCGTGCCGAAGAACGCAGCTTCCGCAAGCGTCGTCGTCCACGTTCTGAACG GTGAGCATCCGGCCGCCATGCAGCACGGTGGGGGCTGCGGAATTACGCCGAAACTTCTCCTCGCCCTACTCACGCCCTTCGTTGGGAATATGCTGAGATGA